From a single Candidatus Krumholzibacteriota bacterium genomic region:
- a CDS encoding class I SAM-dependent methyltransferase → MRSSDKKHWSDFWEASGDVAEVYDNEGRVSRHFSTVGDYKGMRILEVGAGTGRDGIYMAREGASVVSLDYSLSSLGMIGGQLSEEDDVALCCADAFRLPFGDETFDLVFHQGLLEHFRNPEDMMSEHRRVLKKGGYILVDVPQRWHYYTLIKHLFILIGKWFAGWETEFSPRQLERLLIDNSFEIVKTYGEWLNPPIWFRILRKALMPAGIKLPMYPAIFTATRRIFSGLRGRILGTRIALYFTVVTGSIARKK, encoded by the coding sequence TTGAGATCATCCGATAAAAAGCACTGGAGTGACTTCTGGGAGGCGTCCGGCGACGTCGCCGAAGTATACGATAACGAGGGAAGGGTAAGCAGGCATTTCTCGACAGTCGGCGACTACAAGGGCATGAGGATACTCGAGGTCGGTGCCGGCACGGGCAGAGATGGAATATACATGGCCCGGGAGGGAGCATCCGTCGTATCTCTCGATTACAGCCTTTCAAGCCTCGGGATGATCGGTGGACAGCTCAGCGAGGAGGATGATGTCGCGTTGTGCTGCGCCGACGCTTTCAGGCTTCCTTTCGGGGATGAGACATTCGATCTGGTCTTTCATCAGGGCCTGCTCGAGCATTTCCGTAATCCAGAAGATATGATGTCGGAACACCGCCGGGTCCTCAAAAAAGGTGGGTATATCCTCGTCGATGTTCCGCAGAGATGGCACTACTATACCCTGATCAAACATCTTTTCATACTTATAGGGAAATGGTTTGCCGGGTGGGAAACGGAATTCTCGCCCAGGCAGCTTGAAAGGTTGCTGATCGACAATTCATTCGAGATAGTCAAGACGTACGGGGAATGGCTCAATCCACCGATCTGGTTCAGGATCCTCAGAAAGGCACTGATGCCCGCGGGGATAAAACTCCCGATGTATCCGGCGATATTCACCGCGACAAGGAGGATCTTTTCCGGTCTTCGCGGCAGGATACTCGGCACGCGCATCGCGTTGTATTTTACAGTGGTGACAGGTTCGATAGCGAGAAAGAAATAA
- a CDS encoding glycosyltransferase family 4 protein, translating to MRIVALNWRDLKHPEAGGAEVHLHEILAHLGRWGHDVVEITSGFPGSGRDDEIDGVRIIRGGHWYDANFVLPLIARGYISKNQVDVVLEDINKLPFFMPLYTKVPVVGVIPHLFGTTVFREANWLIGTYVVIMEKLIPGIFKNNRFMVISPSTADDLAARGVDRERIDVVLCGLDHDRYRDLSLERFDRPTIVHLGRLRKYKSVEVAIRAMKTIVKRIPDARLVIIGDGPYRRELEREAANIGLSGAIEFRGYMDPGALVEYLNRAHLLFNPSPKEGWGLTVVEANACGLPVVASDRPGLRDSVIDRATGFLVPYADSDAFAGKALEILEDAALWKEMSDNSLRRVKELTWERCARETENILLGLTDRDQ from the coding sequence GTGAGGATAGTCGCGCTAAACTGGAGAGACCTGAAGCATCCCGAAGCTGGAGGGGCGGAAGTACATCTGCACGAGATCCTGGCCCATCTGGGCCGGTGGGGTCATGACGTGGTCGAGATCACATCAGGTTTTCCAGGATCGGGCAGAGATGATGAGATAGATGGAGTAAGGATAATCAGGGGGGGACACTGGTACGACGCAAACTTCGTCCTTCCATTGATAGCGCGCGGATATATAAGCAAAAACCAGGTAGATGTCGTCCTTGAAGATATCAACAAGCTGCCTTTTTTCATGCCGCTGTACACAAAGGTCCCCGTGGTCGGCGTGATACCTCATCTTTTCGGTACGACGGTATTCAGGGAAGCAAACTGGCTGATAGGGACATATGTGGTCATAATGGAAAAGCTCATACCGGGGATCTTCAAAAATAACAGATTTATGGTCATTAGTCCCAGCACGGCTGATGATCTTGCCGCGCGGGGCGTCGACCGGGAAAGAATAGACGTGGTCCTGTGCGGTCTCGATCATGACAGGTACCGCGATCTTTCGCTTGAACGATTCGACCGCCCGACGATCGTTCATCTGGGAAGGTTGAGAAAGTATAAAAGCGTCGAGGTCGCCATACGGGCGATGAAGACAATAGTAAAGAGAATACCTGACGCGAGGCTTGTCATAATAGGAGACGGCCCATACAGGCGGGAGTTGGAGAGAGAGGCCGCGAATATCGGTCTGTCCGGCGCTATCGAGTTCAGGGGATATATGGATCCGGGCGCCCTCGTCGAGTATCTCAACAGGGCCCATCTGCTCTTCAATCCCAGTCCGAAAGAAGGTTGGGGGTTGACAGTGGTGGAAGCCAATGCCTGCGGTCTTCCTGTCGTGGCCAGCGACAGGCCCGGTCTGAGGGACTCGGTCATCGACAGGGCGACCGGATTTCTTGTCCCCTATGCCGATTCTGATGCTTTCGCGGGGAAAGCCCTCGAGATCCTGGAGGATGCGGCCCTATGGAAAGAAATGAGCGACAATTCCCTCAGGCGGGTCAAGGAACTGACATGGGAGCGTTGCGCCAGGGAAACCGAGAATATTCTTCTCGGTCTGACAGACAGGGATCAATAG
- a CDS encoding flippase-like domain-containing protein, translated as MKLKRLSFQLLKVAVSAGLIIYLLGRKSPGELAVYLKDIDPLLMVLAVLIFFSSSLLGAVQWHILLRAAGVDLPFGKTFRLYFTGLFFNNFLPANVGGDAVKIFDVVRTGNDPHKVFAVTLLDRVFGITGLCLLALGASIFLSAGGSASYDKIYILVFLACLVPIFLLALNKRISGSFRTIMGKIQWWGIGERIDQVLSHLGGLINLRSMSIRLLALTLLIQALRVATHIFIGRSLGIDISTMSAIHFFVFVPLLGLIMILPVSINGLGLREGAGVVLFMQIGIGEELAVLMEFITYVVQVAVSLLGGIFFILRKKANNG; from the coding sequence TTGAAGTTAAAAAGATTATCATTTCAACTTTTGAAAGTGGCGGTGAGCGCCGGACTGATAATATATCTCCTGGGAAGGAAATCCCCGGGAGAACTCGCTGTCTATCTGAAGGATATAGATCCTCTTCTGATGGTTCTCGCTGTCCTGATCTTCTTCTCAAGCAGCCTTCTTGGCGCGGTGCAGTGGCATATCCTTCTGAGGGCGGCCGGAGTGGACCTGCCTTTCGGAAAGACTTTCCGTTTATATTTTACCGGCCTGTTTTTTAATAATTTTCTCCCCGCGAATGTCGGCGGCGACGCGGTCAAGATATTCGATGTCGTCAGGACGGGGAACGATCCCCATAAGGTGTTTGCCGTTACCCTTCTTGACAGGGTCTTTGGAATAACCGGGTTGTGCCTGCTAGCGCTTGGTGCCTCGATATTTTTATCGGCCGGTGGTTCAGCCAGTTATGATAAAATCTATATCCTGGTCTTTCTGGCCTGTCTTGTCCCCATATTTCTTCTTGCCCTGAATAAAAGGATCTCCGGATCGTTCAGAACGATCATGGGAAAGATACAATGGTGGGGTATAGGCGAAAGGATCGACCAGGTTCTCTCTCACCTGGGGGGGCTGATAAATCTCAGATCGATGTCAATCAGACTTTTAGCGCTGACTCTCCTGATCCAGGCGCTGCGCGTCGCGACGCATATTTTTATCGGCAGATCCCTTGGAATAGATATTTCAACGATGTCAGCGATACATTTCTTTGTCTTTGTACCCCTGCTCGGCCTGATCATGATCCTGCCAGTCTCTATCAACGGACTTGGTCTGAGGGAAGGGGCGGGTGTCGTACTTTTTATGCAGATCGGTATCGGTGAGGAACTGGCGGTACTGATGGAGTTTATAACATATGTGGTGCAGGTGGCAGTCAGCCTGCTTGGCGGTATCTTTTTTATTTTGAGAAAGAAGGCCAATAACGGATAA